From the Mangifera indica cultivar Alphonso chromosome 10, CATAS_Mindica_2.1, whole genome shotgun sequence genome, one window contains:
- the LOC123226851 gene encoding pentatricopeptide repeat-containing protein At2g15820, chloroplastic-like isoform X2 gives MRTSLSLLRSLSFSLHRLPSTRPHHFSGPSAVASSSHSTFVEHLSTSQKTSEEDDAFGCFNENHSKGYLDFYFGNEMKLLGKSAAEVKELEELPEQWRRAKLAWLCKELPAHKAGTLVRILNAQKWLRQEDATYVAFHCLRIRENDTGFRVYKWMMQQHWYQYDFALATQLADYMVVAYLSASVQGCLDEACSIYNRMIQMGGYQPRLGLHNSLFRALVSIPGGLSKHYLKQAEFIFHNLKISGLEIQKFIYGGLIWLHSYQDTIDKERIESLREEMQQAGIEEGSEVLLSTLRVCSKEGDVEKAERIWVKLVECEIDILAQAFVYKMEAYAKIGDFMKSLDIFREMKKHLGSASVPAYHKIIEVLCKAQETDLAESLMKEFEKSGMKPLMPSYIELTNMYLNLGMHDRLHLAFLDCLERCRPNQTIYNIYLESLMASGYPNKGEEIFNQMLKDEMIGVNARSCNTILRGYLSSGDYKKAEKIYDLMCQKKYEIESTSMEKIDFVLSSTRKVVKKPLSIKLSKEQREILIGLLLGGLRIESDEERKNHMIRFEFSENSVVHLILRRHLYHQYHDWLHPSCKLSDDGCGDIPYRFSTISHSYFGFYADQFWPKGQSMIPKLIHRWLSPRVLAYWYMYGGHRTSLGDIILMLKGSSEGVEKVVRALKSQSLDCRVKKKGEVFWIGFLGNNSLWFWKLIEPYVLDDLKESDRRPGDETSVNRTDETEDINFHSGSDSDSSVSNGSDEDNL, from the exons ATGCGCACCTCTCTTTCTCTCCTCCGTtcactctctttctctctccacCGCCTTCCCTCCACCAGACCCCACCACTTTTCTGGCCCCTCTGCAGTAGCCTCTTCTTCTCACAGTACTTTCGTAGAACACCTGTCGACCAGCCAAAAAACTTCTGAAGAAGACGACGCGTTTGGCTGCTTCAATGAAAATCACAGTAAagggtatttggatttttattttggaaatgaAATGAAGCTCTTGGGTAAGTCCGCTGCGGAGGTGAAGGAGCTGGAGGAGTTGCCTGAACAGTGGAGAAGGGCCAAGTTGGCATGGTTGTGTAAAGAATTGCCTGCTCATAAAGCGGGGACGCTTGTTAGGATTTTGAACGCGCAGAAGTGGTTGAGGCAAGAGGATGCCACTTACGTGGCTTTTCATTGTTTGCGGATTCGCGAAAATGATACTGGCTTCAGg GTGTACAAATGGATGATGCAGCAACATTGGTATCAATATGATTTTGCCCTTGCTACTCAGCTGGCAGACTATATGG TTGTTGCATATCTGAGTGCATCAGTTCAGGGTTGCTTGGATGAAGCATGCAGCATCTATAATCGTATGATTCAGATGGGAGGTTACCAACCGCGCCTTGGTTTGCACAATTCTCTCTTCAGAGCTCTTGTGAGCATACCTGGAGGCCTGTCAAAACATTACCTCAAGCAAGCTGAGTTCATTTTTCACAATCTGAAGATATCAGGACTTGAGATACAGAAGTTTATTTATGGTGGATTAATTTGGCTACATAGCTATCAAGACACCATAGATAAAGAAAGGATAGAATCACTAAGGGAAGAAATGCAGCAAGCAGGAATTGAGGAAGGCAGTGAAGTGCTATTGTCTACCCTGAGAGTTTGCTCAAAAGAGGGTGATGTGGAGAAAGCAGAAAGAATTTGGGTCAAACTAGTTGAATGTGAAATTGACATCCTTGCTCAagcttttgtttataaaatggAAGCTTATGCAAAGATTGGGGACTTCATGAAATCTTTGGATATATTCAGAGAGATGAAGAAGCATCTAGGTTCCGCAAGTGTTCCAGCATATCATAAAATCATAGAGGTGTTATGCAAAGCTCAGGAAACAGATCTTGCAGAATCCCTCATGAAAGAGTTTGAAAAGAGTGGTATGAAGCCACTTATGCCTTCTTACATTGAGCTGACAAATATGTACCTCAATTTGGGAATGCATGACAGATTACACTTGGCCTTCTTAGATTGTCTTGAGAGATGTCGACCTAACCAAACTATTTACAACATTTACTTGGAATCTTTGATGGCATCTGGTTATCCAAACAAAGGTGAGGAGATTTTTAACCAAATGCTTAAGGATGAGATGATTGGTGTCAATGCTAGATCATGCAACACCATTTTACGTGGATACCTCTCTTCTGGAGATTATAAGAAGgcagaaaaaatatatgatctGATGTGCCAGAAGAAGTATGAAATTGAGTCCACGTCAATGGAAAAAATTGACTTTGTCTTGAGCTCAACCAGGAAAGTTGTTAAGAAACCTTTAAGCATAAAGTTGAGTAAAGAGCAACGAGAGATTTTAATTGGTTTGCTTTTAGGTGGTCTGCGTATTGAATCAGATGAAGAGAGGAAGAATCACATGATCCGGTTTGAGTTCAGTGAGAATTCTGTTGtgcatttaattttgagaaGACATTTGTATCATCAGTACCACGACTGGTTACATCCTTCTTGTAAGTTGAGTGATGATGGTTGTGGGGATATACCGTACAGATTTTCCACTATATCACACTCGTACTTTGGTTTTTATGCAGACCAGTTTTGGCCAAAAGGTCAATCAATGATTCCCAAGCTAATCCATCGTTGGCTATCTCCACGTGTGTTGGCATACTGGTATATGTATGGGGGACACAGAACTTCTTTAGgagatataatattaatgcTGAAGGGAAGCAGCGAGGGTGTTGAGAAGGTTGTCAGAGCTTTAAAATCTCAATCTCTTGACTGCAGGGTAAAGAAGAAAGGGGAAGTGTTTTGGATAGGATTCCTGGGAAATAATTCTTTGTGGTTTTGGAAACTGATAGAACCTTATGTTTTGGATGACTTGAAAGAGAGTGATCGCAGACCGGGCGATGAAACCTCAGTTAATAGAACAGATGAAACAGAAGATATCAACTTCCATAGTGGATCTGATTCTGATAGTAGTGTTTCCAACGGCAGTGATGAAGACAACTTGTAG
- the LOC123226851 gene encoding pentatricopeptide repeat-containing protein At2g15820, chloroplastic-like isoform X1: MRTSLSLLRSLSFSLHRLPSTRPHHFSGPSAVASSSHSTFVEHLSTSQKTSEEDDAFGCFNENHSKGYLDFYFGNEMKLLGKSAAEVKELEELPEQWRRAKLAWLCKELPAHKAGTLVRILNAQKWLRQEDATYVAFHCLRIRENDTGFRVYKWMMQQHWYQYDFALATQLADYMGKERKFSKCRDIFDDIINHGRVPSESTFHILVVAYLSASVQGCLDEACSIYNRMIQMGGYQPRLGLHNSLFRALVSIPGGLSKHYLKQAEFIFHNLKISGLEIQKFIYGGLIWLHSYQDTIDKERIESLREEMQQAGIEEGSEVLLSTLRVCSKEGDVEKAERIWVKLVECEIDILAQAFVYKMEAYAKIGDFMKSLDIFREMKKHLGSASVPAYHKIIEVLCKAQETDLAESLMKEFEKSGMKPLMPSYIELTNMYLNLGMHDRLHLAFLDCLERCRPNQTIYNIYLESLMASGYPNKGEEIFNQMLKDEMIGVNARSCNTILRGYLSSGDYKKAEKIYDLMCQKKYEIESTSMEKIDFVLSSTRKVVKKPLSIKLSKEQREILIGLLLGGLRIESDEERKNHMIRFEFSENSVVHLILRRHLYHQYHDWLHPSCKLSDDGCGDIPYRFSTISHSYFGFYADQFWPKGQSMIPKLIHRWLSPRVLAYWYMYGGHRTSLGDIILMLKGSSEGVEKVVRALKSQSLDCRVKKKGEVFWIGFLGNNSLWFWKLIEPYVLDDLKESDRRPGDETSVNRTDETEDINFHSGSDSDSSVSNGSDEDNL, from the exons ATGCGCACCTCTCTTTCTCTCCTCCGTtcactctctttctctctccacCGCCTTCCCTCCACCAGACCCCACCACTTTTCTGGCCCCTCTGCAGTAGCCTCTTCTTCTCACAGTACTTTCGTAGAACACCTGTCGACCAGCCAAAAAACTTCTGAAGAAGACGACGCGTTTGGCTGCTTCAATGAAAATCACAGTAAagggtatttggatttttattttggaaatgaAATGAAGCTCTTGGGTAAGTCCGCTGCGGAGGTGAAGGAGCTGGAGGAGTTGCCTGAACAGTGGAGAAGGGCCAAGTTGGCATGGTTGTGTAAAGAATTGCCTGCTCATAAAGCGGGGACGCTTGTTAGGATTTTGAACGCGCAGAAGTGGTTGAGGCAAGAGGATGCCACTTACGTGGCTTTTCATTGTTTGCGGATTCGCGAAAATGATACTGGCTTCAGg GTGTACAAATGGATGATGCAGCAACATTGGTATCAATATGATTTTGCCCTTGCTACTCAGCTGGCAGACTATATGGGTAAGGAGCGAAAGTTTTCCAAATGTAGGGATATATTTGATGACATAATTAATCATGGACGTGTGCCTTCTGAATCTACATTTCATATTTTAGTTGTTGCATATCTGAGTGCATCAGTTCAGGGTTGCTTGGATGAAGCATGCAGCATCTATAATCGTATGATTCAGATGGGAGGTTACCAACCGCGCCTTGGTTTGCACAATTCTCTCTTCAGAGCTCTTGTGAGCATACCTGGAGGCCTGTCAAAACATTACCTCAAGCAAGCTGAGTTCATTTTTCACAATCTGAAGATATCAGGACTTGAGATACAGAAGTTTATTTATGGTGGATTAATTTGGCTACATAGCTATCAAGACACCATAGATAAAGAAAGGATAGAATCACTAAGGGAAGAAATGCAGCAAGCAGGAATTGAGGAAGGCAGTGAAGTGCTATTGTCTACCCTGAGAGTTTGCTCAAAAGAGGGTGATGTGGAGAAAGCAGAAAGAATTTGGGTCAAACTAGTTGAATGTGAAATTGACATCCTTGCTCAagcttttgtttataaaatggAAGCTTATGCAAAGATTGGGGACTTCATGAAATCTTTGGATATATTCAGAGAGATGAAGAAGCATCTAGGTTCCGCAAGTGTTCCAGCATATCATAAAATCATAGAGGTGTTATGCAAAGCTCAGGAAACAGATCTTGCAGAATCCCTCATGAAAGAGTTTGAAAAGAGTGGTATGAAGCCACTTATGCCTTCTTACATTGAGCTGACAAATATGTACCTCAATTTGGGAATGCATGACAGATTACACTTGGCCTTCTTAGATTGTCTTGAGAGATGTCGACCTAACCAAACTATTTACAACATTTACTTGGAATCTTTGATGGCATCTGGTTATCCAAACAAAGGTGAGGAGATTTTTAACCAAATGCTTAAGGATGAGATGATTGGTGTCAATGCTAGATCATGCAACACCATTTTACGTGGATACCTCTCTTCTGGAGATTATAAGAAGgcagaaaaaatatatgatctGATGTGCCAGAAGAAGTATGAAATTGAGTCCACGTCAATGGAAAAAATTGACTTTGTCTTGAGCTCAACCAGGAAAGTTGTTAAGAAACCTTTAAGCATAAAGTTGAGTAAAGAGCAACGAGAGATTTTAATTGGTTTGCTTTTAGGTGGTCTGCGTATTGAATCAGATGAAGAGAGGAAGAATCACATGATCCGGTTTGAGTTCAGTGAGAATTCTGTTGtgcatttaattttgagaaGACATTTGTATCATCAGTACCACGACTGGTTACATCCTTCTTGTAAGTTGAGTGATGATGGTTGTGGGGATATACCGTACAGATTTTCCACTATATCACACTCGTACTTTGGTTTTTATGCAGACCAGTTTTGGCCAAAAGGTCAATCAATGATTCCCAAGCTAATCCATCGTTGGCTATCTCCACGTGTGTTGGCATACTGGTATATGTATGGGGGACACAGAACTTCTTTAGgagatataatattaatgcTGAAGGGAAGCAGCGAGGGTGTTGAGAAGGTTGTCAGAGCTTTAAAATCTCAATCTCTTGACTGCAGGGTAAAGAAGAAAGGGGAAGTGTTTTGGATAGGATTCCTGGGAAATAATTCTTTGTGGTTTTGGAAACTGATAGAACCTTATGTTTTGGATGACTTGAAAGAGAGTGATCGCAGACCGGGCGATGAAACCTCAGTTAATAGAACAGATGAAACAGAAGATATCAACTTCCATAGTGGATCTGATTCTGATAGTAGTGTTTCCAACGGCAGTGATGAAGACAACTTGTAG